ttaagttttcatttagttctattAGAATCATTGATTGAGGAGAGCTTTTTTAGCAACAAATAAgtagcaaaatttccctaaggaaaacgTAGAAGAATTTAAAAGACGATATAGGACATTGGTAAATCATTTGGAGACAGAGCGCGTCCAACATTTGAAGgacaatttctcaatttttttctttccactaTCAATGAACCTGCAACCGATAACTTCCTATTTCGTGATCACGCACTATTCAAGATGTCCTTCCTTCCTCAATGGCACGACAGCCCCGGGTGGGCCCTGGCCTTCTCAATCAACTTCCTCCAGGCCTGCCTCTGCCTGGCAGTTGTCTTCCAGTTTGAGACTTTTAAGACTGAAAAGTCTCTTTCCACGCAGTCGGCCCATCTCAGCTTTGGTCGACCTCTGGGCCTTGATCCGATGGGCTGAGCCGAAAAGATTATGTTTGTCGGACGCTCTCTGTTCATTCGAATGATGTGACCAGCccatttaattctttgaatttttacataCTTGACAACATCAGGCTCTCTAAGGGCCCGATAGAGTTCTGAGTTTGAACGTCTGTACCAAGTACCATCAACTTGTTTGCCCCCAAAAATGGATCTTAGGATCCGACGTTCGAAGATTCCCAAGGAATTCTCATCTTTCTGTGTTGTTGTCCAAGTTTCTGAGGCATATGTTAGGATAGGTCtgattaagcatttataaattaacagtttAGTATCTCTTTTTAGTaggtttgattttaaatatttttttaatccatagaAACATTTACTTGCACTATTGATTCTTCTTTGTATTTCGGGTGCGATATTGCCATTAACGTTGACTTCAGAACCAAGATAAACAAAACtgtttactttttcaaacttgtatTCACCAATTTGCAAGTGAGTTGTAGAATCAGTTATTTTGGTGCATTGCATATACTTTGTTTTCTCCTGGTTAATAGTGAGATGCATTTTTTCTGCGTCTTTTTGCATGGATAGAAAAGCTTGCTTTAAGTCAGATTGTGTTCGCGCTATGATGTCAATGCCATCGGCAAATGCGAAAATTTGGACAGATTTATGAAAGATATGTCCTCTGGTATTGATTCCTGAAtctctgataattttttctaatgccaATT
The nucleotide sequence above comes from Parasteatoda tepidariorum isolate YZ-2023 chromosome 6, CAS_Ptep_4.0, whole genome shotgun sequence. Encoded proteins:
- the LOC139425728 gene encoding uncharacterized protein, whose protein sequence is MTAKRKRSSGALEIFFSVAWWNEHFDNLLNVECVQTEFCSPNFNQECIAPLSMIEVEEAVQKLNNKAPVPDLISPEFIKNSRPDGLKAIHNILTSVWEKEILPEEWKHSTCGFRKGRSTTDQIFFIRQNLEETREFGIGTHHLFVDFKTAYDSVNRKRLIEAMREFNIPDKLVRLTTLTLCKTMQKVKIQNDFSEPMEVKNGVRQGDALACLLFKLALEKIIRDSGINTRGHIFHKSVQIFAFADGIDIIARTQSDLKQAFLSMQKDAEKMHLTINQEKTKYMQCTKITDSTTHLQIGEYKFEKVNSFVYLGSEVNVNGNIAPEIQRRINSASKCFYGLKKYLKSNLLKRDTKLLIYKCLIRPILTYASETWTTTQKDENSLGIFERRILRSIFGGKQVDGTWYRRSNSELYRALREPDVVKYVKIQRIKWAGHIIRMNRERPTNIIFSAQPIGSRPRGRPKLRWADCVERDFSVLKVSNWKTTARQRQAWRKLIEKARAHPGLSCH